From a region of the Mycobacteroides saopaulense genome:
- a CDS encoding MmpS family protein, whose translation MRLWIPLLVLAVIAAGGFTVSRLHGVFGSEKRPSYADTNVSDSKSFDPKKMSYEVFGSPGNVADISYFDVNGDPLFIQKVPLPWSVKFEIGKTTAVGSIMAQGDGRSIGCRIIVDDEVKSEKVTNQTNAFTSCLLKAA comes from the coding sequence ATGCGTCTGTGGATTCCACTGCTGGTGCTTGCGGTAATTGCTGCCGGCGGATTTACCGTGTCGCGGCTCCACGGCGTTTTCGGTTCGGAAAAGCGCCCTTCTTACGCAGATACAAATGTCAGTGACTCTAAATCGTTTGACCCCAAGAAGATGTCTTATGAGGTTTTCGGGTCACCGGGGAACGTTGCCGATATCAGTTATTTCGACGTCAATGGCGATCCGCTGTTCATTCAAAAAGTGCCACTTCCGTGGTCGGTGAAATTCGAGATCGGCAAGACCACCGCGGTGGGAAGCATCATGGCGCAGGGCGACGGCCGCAGTATCGGGTGCCGCATCATCGTGGACGATGAGGTCAAATCCGAGAAGGTGACAAACCAGACCAACGCGTTTACCTCGTGCCTCCTGAAGGCCGCATGA
- a CDS encoding MerR family transcriptional regulator, whose product MSTREPHNDGFPISHVAQRTGLSIDALRWFEREGLFPRVPRDGGGRRRFSEDDIERVQLMLRLRRTGMPVRDMRRFIELLAGGAETHAERLELLFAQRVRIMASMERLTEDLKVVDFKVAYYTESVNGASAQPAGHTKG is encoded by the coding sequence GTGAGCACACGTGAGCCGCACAATGACGGGTTTCCCATCTCCCACGTCGCCCAGCGGACGGGGCTGTCGATCGATGCGCTGCGCTGGTTCGAACGCGAGGGACTTTTTCCCCGGGTGCCGCGCGACGGCGGCGGTCGGCGACGTTTCAGTGAAGACGACATCGAACGCGTCCAGCTGATGCTGCGGTTGCGCCGTACCGGCATGCCGGTACGGGACATGCGGCGGTTCATCGAGCTGCTGGCAGGCGGTGCGGAGACTCACGCCGAGCGTCTGGAACTGCTATTTGCTCAGCGCGTGCGCATCATGGCCTCGATGGAGCGGCTTACCGAAGACCTCAAGGTCGTCGACTTCAAGGTCGCGTACTACACGGAGTCGGTCAATGGCGCCTCGGCTCAACCGGCCGGACACACGAAGGGTTGA
- a CDS encoding aldo/keto reductase: MKYTQIGSLPVSRIGLGAMSMSAYYRAIGAESGPDEAASIRTLQHALDLGISLIDTAEIYGPFANEELVGKAIAGRREDVVLATKFGLVSHGNGGPQILDSSPANIAVAVEGSLRRLGVDHIDLYYQHRVDPNVPIEDTIGAVAELVQQGKVRYIGLSEASAGTIRRAHAVHPITALQNEYSLWTRDIEDEILPTVRALGIGLVAYSPLGRGFLTGAISSRDQLADGDFRKEQPRFSAENFDANLALVEEVRSVASSIGATSAQVALAWLLTRGDDIVPIPGTTKASRVDENAGAVDIELLPEHLTRLESLTAAAGDRYSAEHLARLES, from the coding sequence ATGAAATACACACAGATCGGCAGTCTGCCGGTATCACGAATCGGCTTGGGCGCCATGTCGATGTCTGCTTACTACCGCGCGATTGGTGCCGAAAGCGGGCCGGACGAAGCGGCCTCGATCCGCACGCTCCAGCACGCATTGGATCTGGGCATCAGCCTGATCGATACCGCAGAGATCTACGGCCCCTTCGCCAACGAAGAGCTTGTCGGTAAGGCCATCGCTGGCCGGCGCGAAGATGTCGTCCTTGCCACCAAGTTCGGATTGGTGTCCCACGGCAACGGTGGACCACAGATCCTCGACAGCTCGCCGGCGAATATCGCTGTCGCGGTGGAAGGTTCGTTGCGGCGGCTCGGTGTCGACCACATCGACCTGTACTACCAGCATCGTGTCGACCCGAATGTGCCCATCGAGGACACCATCGGGGCGGTGGCCGAGCTGGTGCAACAAGGGAAGGTTCGGTATATCGGGTTGTCGGAGGCGTCTGCCGGGACGATTCGCCGGGCGCATGCTGTTCATCCGATCACCGCGCTGCAGAACGAGTATTCGTTGTGGACCCGCGATATCGAGGATGAGATCTTGCCGACTGTCCGGGCCCTTGGCATTGGCCTGGTCGCCTATTCGCCGCTTGGCCGGGGCTTTCTCACCGGTGCCATCAGCTCGCGGGACCAACTGGCCGACGGTGACTTCCGTAAGGAACAGCCGCGGTTCAGTGCAGAAAACTTCGATGCGAACCTGGCCCTGGTGGAGGAGGTTCGCTCGGTGGCGTCCTCGATTGGGGCGACCAGCGCGCAGGTAGCGTTGGCGTGGCTGCTCACTCGTGGTGACGACATCGTGCCGATACCTGGGACCACGAAGGCCTCGCGTGTCGACGAGAACGCCGGCGCGGTAGATATCGAACTGCTACCAGAGCATCTGACGCGCCTCGAGAGTCTTACCGCGGCGGCGGGAGATCGGTACAGCGCCGAACATCTCGCCCGTCTGGAGAGCTAG
- a CDS encoding carboxymuconolactone decarboxylase family protein: MSSGRIPTGGLRELGPINWVIAKGMARAISVPEMHLATTLGQTGVRFWPWLAYSGAILRGTKLSTRDTEVIILRVAHVRECEYELQHHTRIAKAAGIDPAYQERIFAGADAEGLTDKERALITGVDEILTTRTLSDEAWNGLTAFLDRRQLIGFCLLVTQYDGLAATMSSLRIPLDH; the protein is encoded by the coding sequence GTGAGCAGTGGTCGTATCCCAACAGGTGGTCTGCGCGAGCTCGGACCGATCAACTGGGTAATCGCCAAGGGCATGGCGCGCGCCATCAGCGTGCCGGAAATGCATCTGGCGACCACACTCGGGCAGACCGGCGTCCGATTCTGGCCGTGGCTGGCCTACTCCGGAGCCATCCTGCGCGGCACCAAACTCTCCACTCGCGACACCGAGGTGATCATCCTGCGCGTGGCCCACGTACGCGAATGTGAGTACGAACTGCAGCACCACACCCGCATCGCCAAGGCCGCCGGCATCGATCCGGCGTATCAGGAGCGGATCTTCGCCGGAGCCGATGCCGAGGGACTCACCGACAAAGAGCGCGCGCTCATCACCGGTGTCGACGAGATCCTCACCACCAGAACACTTTCCGATGAAGCTTGGAACGGGCTCACCGCGTTCCTGGACCGCCGTCAGCTCATCGGCTTCTGTCTGCTCGTCACCCAGTACGACGGCCTGGCCGCGACCATGTCATCGTTGCGCATCCCGCTGGACCACTAG
- the ramB gene encoding acetate metabolism transcriptional regulator RamB: MSKTYVGGRLRQLRSERGFSQAALAQMLEISPSYLNQIEHDVRPLTVAVLLRITEVFGVDATFFSSQDDSRLIAELREVVQDKDLDIDVDPAEIADVVAGHPALARAMVNLHRRYRITTTQLAAATEDRYTDGSGSGSITMPHEEVRDYFYQRHNYLHELDTAAEDLTVRTRMHRADLAREIADRLTEVHGVQIARRIDLGDSVLHKYDPGTKTLEISNHLSGGQQVFKLAAELAYLEYGDLIDTMVDDGKFTSEESRKLARLGLANYFAAATVLPYRQFHGVAEDFQYDIERLSAFYSVSYETICHRLSTLQRPSMRGVPFSFVRVDRAGNMSKRQSATGFHFSSSGGTCPLWNVYETFGNPGKILVQVAQMPDGRNYLWVARTVERRASRYGQPGKTFAIGLGCELRHAHRLVYSQGLDLSSEGATTPIGVGCRVCERDNCPQRAFPALGRALDLDEHRSTVSPYLVLQEGAHP; encoded by the coding sequence GTGTCCAAAACGTACGTTGGAGGGCGCCTTCGTCAACTCCGCAGCGAACGCGGCTTCAGCCAAGCCGCGCTCGCCCAGATGCTGGAGATCTCCCCGAGCTACCTCAACCAGATCGAGCATGATGTCCGGCCGCTGACTGTTGCGGTCCTACTGCGCATCACCGAGGTGTTCGGTGTCGACGCGACGTTCTTCTCCTCCCAGGACGACAGCCGTCTGATCGCCGAACTGCGCGAGGTGGTGCAGGACAAGGACCTGGACATCGACGTCGACCCCGCGGAGATCGCCGACGTGGTCGCCGGGCACCCCGCATTGGCCCGCGCCATGGTCAATCTGCACCGGCGCTATCGGATCACGACGACGCAATTGGCGGCGGCGACCGAGGACCGCTACACCGACGGCAGCGGCAGCGGCTCCATCACCATGCCGCACGAGGAAGTACGCGACTACTTCTATCAGCGGCACAACTATCTGCATGAGCTCGACACCGCGGCCGAAGACCTGACGGTTCGTACGCGGATGCATCGGGCAGACCTGGCCCGCGAGATCGCCGACCGCCTCACCGAGGTGCACGGGGTGCAGATCGCCCGACGAATCGACCTGGGCGACAGCGTCTTACACAAGTACGACCCGGGAACCAAAACGCTGGAGATCAGCAACCACCTCTCCGGTGGCCAACAGGTGTTCAAGCTGGCCGCCGAGTTGGCCTACCTGGAGTACGGCGATCTCATCGACACCATGGTCGACGACGGCAAGTTCACCTCCGAAGAATCACGCAAGCTGGCGCGGCTGGGCCTGGCCAACTACTTCGCCGCCGCCACCGTCCTTCCCTACCGCCAATTCCACGGGGTGGCCGAAGACTTCCAATATGACATCGAACGGCTCTCGGCCTTCTACTCGGTGAGCTACGAAACCATCTGTCACCGGCTGTCCACCCTGCAGCGTCCGTCGATGCGGGGAGTGCCGTTCTCCTTCGTGCGCGTGGATCGGGCCGGAAACATGTCCAAACGTCAGTCGGCCACCGGGTTCCATTTCTCCTCCAGCGGCGGCACCTGTCCGCTGTGGAACGTATACGAAACCTTCGGCAACCCGGGCAAGATCCTGGTCCAGGTGGCGCAGATGCCCGACGGGCGCAACTACCTATGGGTGGCCCGCACCGTGGAGCGGCGCGCATCGCGGTACGGCCAGCCCGGTAAGACTTTCGCGATCGGGCTGGGTTGCGAATTGAGACATGCGCACCGGCTGGTCTACTCGCAGGGGCTGGACCTGTCCTCCGAGGGTGCGACCACGCCGATCGGCGTGGGCTGCCGCGTGTGCGAACGCGACAACTGTCCCCAGCGTGCCTTTCCCGCGCTCGGCCGGGCACTCGACCTGGATGAGCATCGCAGTACGGTGTCGCCATACCTCGTTCTGCAGGAAGGAGCTCACCCGTGA